The Oxalobacteraceae bacterium OTU3CINTB1 genome includes a window with the following:
- the rodA gene encoding rod shape-determining protein RodA, with protein sequence MHFNDGRSLWQRIRPHVMVFDIPLALIILALLSVGLVTLYSAGIAIPGKVSDQLRNIAAAFFVMWLAANMPPQTLMRIAVPVYALAVALLIAVALVGTIKGGSRRWITVGVQLQPSEFMKIAMPLMLAWFFQRQAGQLRWQAYAVAALLLAVPVLLIARQPDLGTALLVVAAGACVIFLAGLSWRALAALGAAACVAMPLLWSAMHDYQRERVLTLIDPYHDPLGKGFHIIQSMIAIGSGGAAGKGWTQGTQTHLEFIPERTTDFIFAVFSEEFGLTGNLVLMVLYLLLIWRGLSIALNASTFFTRLLAGAITMIYFTYAFVNMGMVSGIVPVVGVPLPFMSYGGTALLTLGLGAGILMSIQRHSRRVRSGSGIPAWGAPA encoded by the coding sequence ATGCATTTCAACGACGGGCGCTCGCTTTGGCAGCGCATCCGCCCCCATGTCATGGTGTTCGACATTCCGCTGGCGCTCATCATCCTCGCCTTGCTGTCGGTGGGGTTGGTGACGCTGTATTCGGCCGGCATCGCCATTCCGGGCAAGGTGTCCGACCAGCTGCGCAATATCGCCGCCGCCTTCTTCGTCATGTGGCTGGCCGCGAACATGCCGCCGCAAACGCTGATGCGCATCGCCGTGCCGGTATACGCGCTGGCGGTGGCGCTGCTGATCGCCGTCGCGCTGGTGGGCACGATCAAGGGCGGTTCGCGGCGCTGGATCACTGTCGGCGTCCAGCTGCAGCCTTCCGAATTCATGAAGATCGCCATGCCGCTGATGCTGGCGTGGTTCTTCCAGCGCCAGGCCGGCCAGTTGCGCTGGCAGGCGTATGCTGTCGCCGCGCTGCTGCTGGCGGTTCCCGTCCTTCTCATCGCGCGCCAGCCGGATCTCGGCACGGCCTTGCTGGTGGTGGCGGCCGGCGCCTGCGTGATCTTCCTTGCCGGCTTGTCCTGGAGGGCGCTGGCGGCGCTGGGTGCGGCCGCCTGCGTGGCCATGCCGTTGCTGTGGTCCGCGATGCACGACTACCAGCGCGAGCGCGTTCTAACCTTGATCGATCCTTATCATGACCCGCTCGGCAAGGGCTTTCACATCATCCAGTCGATGATCGCCATCGGCTCCGGCGGCGCGGCCGGCAAGGGCTGGACCCAGGGCACGCAGACGCACCTGGAGTTCATCCCCGAGCGCACCACCGATTTTATCTTCGCCGTCTTCTCCGAGGAATTCGGCCTCACCGGCAATCTGGTGCTGATGGTGCTGTACCTGCTGCTGATCTGGCGCGGACTCTCCATCGCCCTCAATGCATCCACCTTCTTTACGCGCCTGCTGGCGGGCGCCATTACGATGATTTATTTTACCTACGCTTTCGTCAACATGGGCATGGTCAGCGGCATCGTGCCGGTGGTCGGCGTGCCGCTGCCCTTCATGAGCTATGGCGGCACTGCGCTGCTCACACTGGGCCTGGGCGCCGGCATTTTAATGAGCATCCAGCGGCATAGCCGCCGTGTGCGCAGCGGTTCCGGCATCCCGGCTTGGGGTGCGCCGGCATGA
- the rodA gene encoding rod shape-determining protein RodA, translated as MRINERRSLWRRLRPYFTVFDGPLVFIILMLLTVSSVTLYSASIGIPGKMEDHVRNILLSFLVMWIVANISPQMMMRIAVPAYTVGMILLVAVALVGTIKLGARRWLHVGIDIQPSEFMKIVTPMMLAWFFQHRAGQLRWQSYAIAALLLMMPVALIVRQPDLGTALLVVAAGFAVIFLAGLAWKALAGLLLAFAASLPVIWSLLHDYQRERVMTLIDPTSDPLGKGFHIIQSTIAVGSGGITGKGWTQGTQAHLEFIPERTTDFIFAVYSEEFGLVGNLVLMLLFLLLIGRGLMIAGNAPNFFSRLMAGAMTMIYFTYAFVNMGMVSGILPVVGVPLPYMSYGGTALLTLGIAGGILMSIQRHRKLVQT; from the coding sequence ATGCGCATCAACGAAAGGCGTTCCCTGTGGCGCCGCCTTCGCCCGTACTTCACCGTTTTCGACGGGCCGCTGGTCTTCATCATCCTGATGCTGCTGACGGTCAGTTCCGTCACCTTGTACTCGGCCAGCATCGGCATTCCCGGCAAGATGGAAGACCACGTCCGCAACATCCTGTTGTCGTTCCTGGTGATGTGGATCGTGGCGAACATCTCGCCGCAGATGATGATGCGCATCGCCGTGCCGGCCTACACCGTCGGCATGATCCTGCTGGTCGCCGTGGCGCTGGTGGGCACCATCAAGCTGGGCGCGCGGCGCTGGCTGCACGTCGGGATCGACATCCAGCCGTCCGAGTTCATGAAGATCGTCACGCCGATGATGCTGGCGTGGTTCTTCCAGCATCGCGCCGGCCAGCTGCGCTGGCAAAGCTACGCCATCGCCGCGCTGCTGCTGATGATGCCGGTGGCGCTGATCGTGCGCCAGCCCGACCTGGGCACCGCGCTGCTGGTGGTGGCCGCCGGTTTCGCCGTCATTTTCCTGGCCGGCCTGGCGTGGAAGGCGTTGGCCGGGCTGCTGCTGGCCTTCGCCGCCAGCCTGCCGGTGATCTGGTCGCTGCTGCACGACTACCAGCGCGAACGCGTGATGACGCTGATCGATCCGACCTCCGACCCGCTGGGCAAGGGCTTCCACATCATCCAGTCGACCATCGCGGTCGGCTCGGGCGGCATCACCGGCAAGGGCTGGACCCAGGGCACGCAGGCCCACCTGGAGTTCATCCCGGAGCGCACCACCGACTTTATCTTCGCCGTCTACTCGGAGGAATTCGGCTTGGTGGGCAACCTGGTGCTGATGCTGCTGTTCCTGCTGCTGATCGGCCGTGGCCTGATGATCGCCGGGAACGCGCCGAACTTCTTCAGCCGCCTGATGGCCGGCGCCATGACGATGATCTACTTTACCTACGCGTTCGTCAACATGGGCATGGTCAGCGGCATCCTGCCGGTGGTCGGCGTGCCGCTGCCATATATGAGCTACGGCGGCACCGCGCTGCTCACCTTGGGCATCGCGGGCGGCATCCTGATGAGCATCCAGCGCCACCGCAAACTGGTGCAGACGTGA
- the mrdA gene encoding penicillin-binding protein 2, with the protein MTELKDNQRELHKFRLRLTVLGGLVFICFGLLLARFLWLQVVKHADYAVKAEDNRIAIVPIAPNRGLILDRNGVVLARNYSAYTLEVTPSKLAMTLDETIDELAKLVLIEVKDRKRFKKLLEDSKRFESVPLRTRLTDEEVARFSAQRFRFPGVEIQARLFRQYPLGEVASHVIGYIGRVNQAEARAIADTDDAANYNGTNQIGKEGLEKSYEKHLHGTTGYEEVEVSAGGRAIRTLSRTNATPGANLILSIDIELQKVIEEAFGEWRGALVAIEPETGDILAYVSRPGYDPNLFVDGIDAQNWNELNTSLDRPMVNRPLSGTYPPGSTFKPFMALAALELGKRTPHQAISDPGHFTLGGHRFRDDKPGGHGTVDMYKSIVDSCDTYYYMLGNDMGIDAIHDFMKPFGFGQLTGIDLEHEKQGVLPSKEWKRSRFKKNVAAQKWVGGDTISISIGNGYNNYTPLQMAHATANLANNGVVMKPHLVKIIEDPATRARRLTVPKESYRIALKQDNIDFIKSAMVGVTTGGTAARAFAGAGYTSGGKTGTAQLFAIKKNEKYNAALVSERLRDNALYTAFAPADKPRIAIAVVVENGGFGAAVAAPIVRKALDYYILGKRSGDKDTTPVPKEDAVLRSVTELQAEQGVVDEKKPGAETPGNTE; encoded by the coding sequence ATGACCGAGCTTAAGGACAACCAGCGCGAACTTCACAAGTTCCGTCTGCGCCTGACGGTACTGGGCGGGCTGGTGTTCATTTGTTTCGGGCTGCTGCTGGCGCGCTTCCTCTGGCTGCAGGTGGTCAAGCACGCCGACTACGCCGTCAAGGCGGAGGACAACCGCATCGCCATCGTGCCGATCGCGCCCAACCGCGGACTGATTTTGGACCGCAACGGCGTGGTCCTGGCGCGCAATTACTCGGCCTATACGCTCGAAGTCACGCCGTCCAAGCTGGCCATGACGCTCGACGAGACAATCGACGAATTGGCCAAGCTGGTGCTCATCGAGGTCAAGGACCGCAAGCGGTTTAAAAAGCTGCTGGAGGATTCCAAGCGCTTCGAGAGCGTGCCGCTGCGCACCCGCCTGACCGACGAGGAGGTGGCGCGTTTTTCCGCGCAGCGCTTCCGCTTTCCCGGCGTGGAGATCCAGGCGCGCCTGTTCCGCCAGTATCCGCTGGGCGAGGTGGCCTCGCACGTGATCGGCTACATCGGCCGCGTCAACCAGGCCGAGGCCCGCGCCATCGCCGACACCGACGACGCGGCCAACTACAACGGCACCAACCAGATCGGCAAGGAAGGGCTGGAGAAAAGCTACGAGAAGCACCTGCACGGCACCACCGGCTACGAGGAGGTGGAGGTGTCGGCAGGCGGGCGCGCGATCCGCACGCTGTCGCGCACCAATGCCACGCCCGGCGCCAACCTGATCCTGTCGATCGACATCGAGCTGCAAAAGGTGATCGAGGAGGCCTTCGGCGAGTGGCGCGGCGCGCTGGTGGCGATCGAGCCCGAGACCGGCGACATCCTGGCCTACGTCTCGCGTCCGGGCTACGATCCCAACCTGTTCGTCGACGGCATCGACGCGCAAAACTGGAACGAACTCAATACCTCGCTGGACCGGCCGATGGTCAACCGGCCGCTGTCGGGCACCTATCCGCCGGGATCGACCTTCAAGCCTTTCATGGCGCTGGCCGCGCTGGAGCTGGGCAAGCGCACGCCGCACCAGGCCATTTCCGACCCGGGCCACTTCACCCTGGGCGGCCACCGCTTCCGCGACGACAAGCCGGGCGGCCACGGCACCGTCGACATGTACAAGTCGATCGTCGACTCGTGCGACACTTACTACTACATGCTCGGCAACGACATGGGCATCGACGCGATCCACGATTTCATGAAGCCGTTCGGCTTCGGCCAGCTGACCGGCATCGATCTGGAGCACGAGAAGCAGGGCGTGCTGCCGTCGAAGGAATGGAAGCGCAGCCGCTTCAAGAAAAACGTCGCCGCGCAGAAGTGGGTCGGTGGCGACACCATCTCGATCAGCATCGGCAACGGCTACAACAACTACACGCCGCTGCAGATGGCGCACGCGACGGCCAACCTGGCCAACAACGGCGTGGTGATGAAGCCGCACCTGGTGAAAATCATCGAGGATCCGGCCACGCGCGCGCGCCGCCTCACGGTGCCCAAGGAAAGCTACCGCATCGCCCTCAAACAGGACAACATCGATTTCATCAAAAGCGCGATGGTGGGCGTGACCACCGGCGGCACGGCGGCGCGCGCCTTCGCCGGCGCCGGCTACACCTCCGGCGGCAAGACCGGCACCGCGCAGCTGTTCGCCATCAAGAAGAACGAGAAGTACAATGCGGCGCTGGTGTCCGAGCGCCTGCGCGACAACGCGCTTTATACCGCCTTTGCCCCGGCCGACAAGCCGCGCATCGCCATCGCCGTGGTGGTGGAAAACGGCGGCTTCGGCGCCGCCGTGGCCGCGCCCATCGTGCGCAAGGCGCTCGACTACTACATCCTTGGCAAGCGCTCCGGCGACAAGGACACGACGCCGGTGCCGAAGGAGGACGCGGTGCTGCGCTCCGTGACCGAACTCCAGGCCGAACAGGGCGTGGTCGATGAAAAAAAACCGGGTGCTGAAACCCCGGGCAACACCGAATAA
- the mreD gene encoding rod shape-determining protein MreD, producing MNRPHYILLPVSPLFIAFSLFCAFLLNLLPWGQFVGVPDFVALVLVFWGVHQPRKVGIGTAFFLGLLMDVHDSTLLGENALAYTLLSYFAIMLHRRVLWFPLLTQAMHVFPLLLMAQSIQLVIRFFVSGKFPSWYYFVESVIAVALWPIATWLLLAPQRRAVDRDHTRPI from the coding sequence ATGAATCGTCCACACTATATTCTGCTGCCGGTCAGCCCGCTGTTCATCGCCTTCAGCCTGTTCTGCGCCTTTTTACTGAACCTGCTGCCGTGGGGGCAGTTCGTCGGCGTGCCCGATTTCGTCGCGCTGGTGCTGGTGTTCTGGGGCGTGCACCAGCCGCGCAAGGTCGGTATCGGCACCGCCTTCTTCCTCGGCCTGCTGATGGATGTCCACGACTCGACCCTGCTGGGCGAGAACGCGCTGGCCTATACCTTGCTGTCGTACTTCGCCATCATGCTGCACCGGCGCGTGCTGTGGTTCCCGCTGCTGACGCAGGCGATGCACGTGTTCCCGCTGCTGCTCATGGCGCAGTCGATCCAGCTGGTGATCCGCTTCTTCGTCTCCGGTAAATTCCCGAGCTGGTACTACTTCGTCGAAAGCGTGATCGCCGTGGCCCTGTGGCCGATCGCCACCTGGCTGCTGCTGGCGCCACAGCGGCGCGCGGTCGACCGCGACCATACCCGCCCGATCTGA
- the mreC gene encoding rod shape-determining protein MreC, producing MEYSPPPLFKQGASARVKMTVFACISIALLLVDARMRTLSTVRQVAGTVLYPLQMVALLPRDAIYGVGDYFSTLSSMKKQVNELKRQQIADAQALQQAQLRTVENNQLRKLMGAREQLPVKSMLAEVLYDARDANSRKIILDRGIKSDVMLGMPVIDNQGVVGQVTRVFPFTSEVTLLTDKEQAIPVQLLRNGLRSVAYGRGKVGALELRFTAPNADIQVGDIVVTSGLDGIYPAGLAVARVTQVENSAGGSFGGVICQPLAGVANNTQLLILMSTPELPPRPPEEEARTPKKGNNKMAPIKDPAKEGADGQAAPAAGGATGTAAPAANAAPGLMPVMPPPLAPKAAPADGAATPTATGAATKPTAATPATAAPAPAPAATRPAAPAGQGQAPAAATTPKEPAR from the coding sequence ATGGAATACAGTCCTCCGCCACTTTTCAAGCAAGGCGCTTCGGCCCGGGTCAAGATGACGGTGTTCGCGTGCATATCGATTGCACTGCTGTTGGTCGACGCGCGCATGCGCACCCTGTCGACCGTGCGCCAGGTCGCGGGTACCGTGCTGTATCCGCTGCAGATGGTCGCGCTGCTGCCGCGCGACGCCATTTACGGCGTCGGCGACTACTTCTCCACCTTGTCGTCGATGAAAAAGCAGGTCAATGAGCTCAAACGCCAGCAGATCGCCGACGCCCAGGCGCTGCAGCAGGCGCAGCTGCGCACCGTCGAGAACAACCAGCTGCGCAAGCTGATGGGCGCGCGCGAACAGTTGCCCGTCAAGTCGATGCTGGCCGAGGTGCTGTACGACGCGCGCGACGCCAACAGCCGCAAGATCATCCTCGACCGCGGCATCAAGAGCGATGTCATGCTCGGCATGCCGGTGATCGACAACCAGGGCGTGGTCGGGCAGGTGACGCGGGTGTTCCCGTTCACCTCCGAGGTCACGCTGCTGACCGACAAGGAGCAGGCCATCCCGGTGCAGCTGCTGCGCAACGGCTTGCGCAGCGTCGCGTATGGACGCGGCAAGGTCGGCGCGCTGGAGCTGCGCTTCACCGCCCCCAATGCCGATATCCAGGTGGGCGACATCGTCGTCACCTCGGGCCTGGACGGCATCTATCCTGCCGGCCTGGCCGTGGCGCGCGTGACGCAGGTGGAAAACAGCGCCGGCGGTTCCTTCGGCGGCGTGATCTGCCAGCCGCTGGCCGGCGTCGCCAACAATACCCAGTTGCTGATCCTGATGTCGACGCCGGAGCTGCCTCCGCGTCCGCCGGAGGAAGAGGCGCGCACGCCGAAGAAGGGCAACAACAAGATGGCGCCGATCAAGGACCCTGCGAAGGAGGGCGCCGACGGCCAGGCCGCGCCGGCCGCCGGCGGTGCGACTGGAACGGCGGCGCCGGCCGCCAACGCCGCGCCGGGACTGATGCCGGTGATGCCGCCGCCGCTCGCGCCGAAGGCCGCGCCGGCCGACGGCGCCGCGACGCCGACCGCCACCGGCGCGGCAACCAAACCGACGGCCGCCACGCCGGCGACGGCCGCGCCCGCACCCGCACCTGCCGCGACCCGGCCCGCCGCACCGGCTGGCCAGGGCCAGGCGCCGGCCGCCGCCACCACACCGAAGGAGCCGGCACGATGA
- a CDS encoding rod shape-determining protein codes for MFGFLRRYISTDLAIDLGTANTLIYVRGQGIVLDEPSVVAIRQEGGPNGKKTIQAVGKEAKQMLGKVPGNIEAIRPMKDGVIADFTVTEQMLKQFIRMVHDSKFFRPSPRIIICVPCGSTQVERRAIRESALGAGASQVYLIEEPMAAAIGAGLPVSDATGSMVVDIGGGTTEVGIISLGGMVYKGSVRVGGDKFDEAIVNYIRRNYGMLIGEQTAEAIKKAIGSAFPGSEVKEMEVKGRNLSEGIPRSFTISSNEILEALTDPLNNIVSAVKNALEQTPPELGADIAEKGMMLTGGGALLRDLDRLLMEETGLPVLVAEDPLTCVVRGSGMALERMDQLGSIFSYE; via the coding sequence ATGTTTGGTTTTTTACGCAGGTATATTTCCACCGATCTGGCCATCGACTTGGGCACGGCCAACACCTTGATTTACGTCCGCGGCCAGGGCATCGTTCTGGATGAACCATCGGTCGTCGCGATCCGCCAGGAAGGCGGCCCCAACGGCAAGAAAACGATACAGGCAGTTGGTAAGGAAGCAAAGCAGATGCTGGGCAAAGTCCCCGGCAACATCGAGGCGATCCGCCCGATGAAAGACGGCGTGATCGCCGACTTCACCGTCACCGAGCAAATGCTCAAGCAGTTCATCCGCATGGTGCACGACTCCAAATTTTTCCGTCCTTCCCCGCGCATCATCATCTGCGTGCCGTGCGGCTCGACCCAGGTCGAGCGCCGCGCGATCCGCGAATCGGCGCTCGGCGCCGGCGCCTCGCAGGTGTACCTGATCGAAGAACCGATGGCCGCCGCGATCGGCGCCGGCCTGCCGGTGTCGGACGCCACCGGCTCGATGGTGGTCGACATCGGCGGCGGCACCACCGAGGTGGGCATCATCTCGCTGGGCGGCATGGTCTATAAAGGTTCGGTGCGCGTCGGCGGCGACAAGTTCGACGAGGCGATCGTCAACTACATCCGCCGCAACTACGGCATGCTGATCGGCGAGCAAACCGCCGAGGCGATCAAGAAGGCCATCGGTTCGGCCTTCCCGGGGTCGGAAGTCAAGGAGATGGAAGTCAAGGGCCGCAACCTGTCCGAGGGCATTCCGCGTTCGTTCACGATTTCGTCCAACGAGATTTTGGAAGCGCTGACCGATCCGCTCAATAACATCGTCTCGGCCGTGAAGAACGCGCTGGAACAGACGCCGCCCGAACTGGGCGCCGACATCGCCGAAAAAGGCATGATGCTGACCGGCGGCGGCGCGCTGCTGCGCGATCTGGATCGCCTGCTGATGGAGGAAACCGGCCTGCCGGTGCTGGTGGCCGAAGACCCGCTGACCTGCGTGGTCCGTGGCTCGGGCATGGCGCTGGAACGGATGGACCAACTGGGCTCGATCTTCTCCTACGAATAA
- the gatC gene encoding Asp-tRNA(Asn)/Glu-tRNA(Gln) amidotransferase subunit GatC, translating to MSLTLSDVTRIAKLAQLEMSEQQSATALEQLNGIFALAEQMQAVDTDGVAPLSHPLAAHMNNIALRLREDAATEANRREDYQAVAPKTQDGLYLVPKVIE from the coding sequence ATGTCCCTGACCCTATCCGACGTAACACGCATTGCCAAACTGGCCCAACTTGAGATGAGCGAGCAGCAGAGCGCCACCGCGCTCGAGCAGCTGAATGGCATTTTCGCGCTGGCCGAACAGATGCAAGCGGTCGACACCGACGGCGTCGCCCCGCTGAGCCACCCGCTGGCGGCGCACATGAACAACATCGCGCTGCGCCTGCGCGAGGACGCGGCCACCGAGGCCAATCGCCGCGAGGACTACCAGGCCGTCGCGCCGAAGACACAGGATGGCCTGTACCTGGTGCCGAAAGTGATCGAATAA
- the gatA gene encoding Asp-tRNA(Asn)/Glu-tRNA(Gln) amidotransferase subunit GatA: MHTKTLKELSALLQSKAVTATELATHFLDRIEKSDLNAFLHVDRALTLAQAAEADARIAAGTATPLTGVPIAHKDIFVTRDWRSTAGSKMLADYVSPFDATVVEKFRKAGMVTLGKLNCDEFAMGSANENSAFGPVKNPWDKNAVPGGSSGGSAAAVAARLAPAVTGTDTGGSIRQPAAFCGITGIKPTYGRVSRFGMIAFASSLDQGGPMAQTAEDCALLLNAMAGFDERDSTSLTPELGGVDEDFTRELGQPLTGLRIGVPKEYFGEGLAADVEQAVRAALAQYEALGATLVDISLPNTALSIPAYYMIAPAEASSNLSRFDGVRYGHRAAEYKDLSDMYRKTRAEGFGAEVKRRIMVGTYVLCHGYYDAYYLKAQKIRRLIAQDFEAVLNGPNAVCDVIMGPVAPTVAWDLGDKSDDPVAAYLADIFTLSTSLAGLPGMSIPCGFGQGEKNANRPVGLQIIGKHFGEAKLLNVAHQYQLATDWHTRAPAGI; the protein is encoded by the coding sequence ATGCACACCAAAACCCTTAAAGAGCTGTCCGCGCTCCTGCAAAGCAAAGCCGTCACCGCCACCGAGCTGGCCACGCACTTCCTCGACCGCATCGAGAAGAGCGATTTGAACGCCTTCCTGCACGTGGACCGCGCCTTGACCCTGGCGCAGGCCGCCGAGGCCGACGCCCGCATCGCCGCCGGCACCGCCACCCCACTGACCGGCGTACCGATCGCCCACAAGGACATCTTCGTCACGCGCGACTGGCGCTCGACCGCCGGCTCCAAAATGCTGGCCGACTACGTCAGCCCGTTCGACGCCACCGTCGTCGAGAAGTTCCGCAAAGCCGGCATGGTCACCCTGGGCAAATTGAACTGCGACGAATTCGCCATGGGCTCGGCCAACGAGAACTCGGCCTTCGGTCCGGTCAAGAACCCGTGGGACAAGAACGCCGTGCCGGGCGGCTCGTCGGGCGGCTCGGCCGCCGCCGTCGCCGCGCGCCTGGCGCCGGCCGTCACCGGCACCGACACCGGCGGCTCGATCCGCCAGCCGGCCGCCTTCTGCGGCATCACCGGCATCAAGCCGACCTATGGCCGCGTGTCGCGCTTCGGCATGATCGCCTTCGCCTCGTCGCTCGACCAGGGCGGCCCGATGGCGCAGACGGCCGAGGACTGCGCGCTGCTGCTCAACGCCATGGCCGGCTTCGACGAACGCGACTCGACCTCGCTGACGCCCGAACTGGGCGGCGTCGACGAGGACTTCACCCGTGAACTGGGCCAGCCGCTGACCGGCCTGCGCATCGGCGTGCCGAAGGAATACTTCGGCGAAGGCCTGGCGGCCGACGTCGAACAGGCCGTGCGCGCCGCGCTGGCGCAGTACGAGGCGCTGGGCGCGACCCTGGTCGACATTTCGCTGCCGAACACCGCGCTGTCGATCCCGGCCTACTACATGATCGCCCCGGCCGAGGCGTCGTCCAACCTGTCGCGCTTTGACGGCGTGCGCTACGGCCACCGCGCCGCGGAGTACAAGGACCTGTCGGACATGTACCGCAAGACGCGCGCCGAAGGCTTCGGCGCCGAAGTCAAACGCCGCATCATGGTCGGCACCTATGTGCTGTGCCACGGTTACTACGACGCCTACTATCTGAAGGCGCAAAAGATCCGCCGCCTCATCGCGCAGGACTTCGAAGCGGTGCTCAACGGCCCGAACGCCGTCTGCGACGTCATCATGGGACCGGTCGCGCCGACCGTCGCCTGGGACCTGGGCGACAAGTCCGACGACCCGGTGGCCGCCTACCTGGCCGACATCTTCACCCTGTCGACCAGCCTGGCCGGCCTGCCCGGCATGTCGATCCCGTGCGGCTTCGGCCAGGGCGAGAAAAACGCCAACCGCCCGGTGGGTCTGCAAATCATCGGCAAGCATTTCGGCGAAGCGAAGCTGCTCAACGTCGCCCACCAGTACCAGCTGGCGACCGACTGGCATACCCGCGCTCCGGCCGGCATCTAA
- the gatB gene encoding Asp-tRNA(Asn)/Glu-tRNA(Gln) amidotransferase subunit GatB: MEWEVVIGLENHVQLTTESKIFSGSPIKFGAEPNTQASPVDLALPGVLPVMNKQAVDRAIRFGLAVGAKIAPASIFARKNYFYPDLPKGYQISQFEDPVVIGGSLTFGFEKDGEFVTKTVNLTRAHLEEDAGKSLHEDYAGMSGIDLNRAGTPLLEIVSEPEIRSAAEAVAYAKALHSLVMWLGVCDGNMQEGSFRCDVNVSVRPKGQKEYGTRCEIKNLNSFRFIEEAVHVEVRRQIELIEDGGKVVQATRLYDPDRKETREMRSKEDAQDYRYFPDPDLPPLVISDEWISSVKASMPELPAAMRARFISEYALPEYDSLVLTASKSMATYFVAVVEKAGKENAKAAANWLMGDVSSTLNREGVDLDDSPVSAAQLAAMLKRIADGTISNKAAKEVFAGMWEAKSADENLVDTIIEAKGLKQISDTGALEAIVNDVIAANAKSVEQYRAGKEAALNALIGQAMKASRGKANPAQLTELLKAKLAE, translated from the coding sequence ATGGAATGGGAAGTCGTCATCGGTCTTGAGAACCACGTGCAGCTCACGACCGAATCAAAAATCTTCAGCGGCTCGCCGATCAAGTTCGGCGCCGAGCCGAACACGCAAGCCAGTCCGGTGGACCTGGCGCTGCCCGGCGTGCTGCCGGTGATGAACAAGCAGGCGGTCGACCGCGCCATCCGCTTCGGCCTGGCCGTCGGCGCAAAAATCGCGCCGGCGTCGATCTTCGCCCGCAAAAACTACTTCTATCCGGACCTGCCGAAGGGCTACCAGATCAGCCAATTCGAAGACCCGGTGGTCATCGGCGGCTCGCTGACGTTCGGTTTCGAGAAGGATGGCGAATTCGTCACCAAGACCGTCAACCTGACGCGCGCGCACCTGGAAGAAGACGCCGGCAAATCGCTGCACGAAGACTACGCCGGCATGAGCGGCATCGACTTGAACCGCGCCGGCACGCCGCTGCTGGAAATCGTCTCCGAGCCGGAAATCCGCAGTGCGGCCGAAGCGGTGGCCTACGCCAAGGCCCTGCACTCGCTGGTGATGTGGCTCGGCGTCTGCGACGGCAACATGCAGGAAGGCTCGTTCCGCTGCGACGTCAACGTCTCGGTGCGCCCTAAAGGCCAGAAGGAATACGGCACCCGCTGCGAGATCAAGAACCTGAACTCGTTCCGCTTCATCGAGGAAGCCGTGCACGTCGAAGTGCGCCGCCAGATCGAATTGATCGAAGACGGCGGCAAGGTCGTGCAGGCGACTCGCCTGTACGATCCGGACCGCAAAGAGACGCGCGAAATGCGCAGCAAGGAAGACGCGCAGGACTACCGCTACTTCCCGGACCCGGACCTGCCGCCGCTGGTGATTTCGGACGAATGGATCTCGAGCGTTAAAGCTTCCATGCCGGAACTGCCGGCCGCCATGCGCGCGCGCTTCATCAGCGAATACGCGCTGCCGGAATACGACTCACTGGTGCTGACCGCGTCCAAGTCGATGGCGACCTACTTTGTCGCCGTGGTGGAAAAGGCCGGCAAGGAAAACGCCAAGGCCGCCGCCAACTGGCTGATGGGCGACGTCTCGTCGACCCTGAACCGCGAAGGCGTGGACCTGGACGACTCGCCGGTATCGGCCGCGCAGCTGGCGGCGATGTTGAAGCGCATCGCCGACGGCACCATCTCCAACAAGGCGGCGAAGGAAGTCTTCGCCGGCATGTGGGAAGCCAAATCGGCCGATGAAAACCTGGTCGACACCATCATCGAAGCCAAGGGTCTGAAGCAGATCTCGGACACCGGCGCGCTCGAAGCGATCGTCAACGACGTCATCGCCGCCAACGCCAAATCGGTCGAGCAGTACCGCGCAGGCAAGGAAGCGGCGCTCAATGCGCTGATCGGCCAGGCGATGAAAGCGTCGCGCGGCAAGGCCAACCCGGCGCAGCTGACCGAACTGCTGAAGGCCAAGCTGGCCGAATAA